The Anastrepha ludens isolate Willacy chromosome 2, idAnaLude1.1, whole genome shotgun sequence genome contains a region encoding:
- the LOC128858415 gene encoding uncharacterized protein LOC128858415 yields MLLKEIANFIILNSLLWLLVKGDANGDIDALLEANKEISNPSTNDEIEFNQQRKKLEDAKELDTEPKKEDAIKEFNAYQSERDLLKEQISALIPKAGNVVGLTTILQHALDGSNNVKEFAVEFVEEQLSTAGQASSASNTTSFTSIDSLLDAISKWAQSGGITFSPNLHNQINTYNPSSSQANDNANYNEQLKKLLIMLLKKWESLNNDTDDDWFNLFEWF; encoded by the exons ATGCTTTTGAAGGAGATTGCTAACttcataattttaaattcattattgTGGTTGCTTGTTAAAGGG gaTGCCAATGGAGATATAGATGCGCTTCTTGaagcaaataaagaaatttctAATCCTTCTACAAATGACGAAATTGAGTTTaatcaacaaagaaaaaaattagaagatgcCAAAGAACTAGACACGGAACCGAAAAAAGAAGATGCTATTAAAGAATTTAATGCTTACCAAAGTGAGAGAGATTTGTTAAAGGAACAAATTAGTGCACTTATACCAAAGGCTGGGAACGTAGTTGGCCTTACAACTATTTTGCAGCACGCTTTAGATGGAAGTAATAACGTGAAAGAATTTGCTGTGGAATTTGTTGAAGAACAATTAAGTACGGCTGGGCAGGCCAGTAGTGCATCAAATACTACTTCCTTTACTTCCATTGATAGCCTCCTTGACGCCATATCAAAATGGGCACAATCAGGAGGTATTACATTTTCGCCTAATTTACACAATCAAATAAATACCTACAATCCAAGTTCATCGCAAGCCAACGATAATGCCAATTACAATGAACAACTAAAAAAACTACTGATAATGCTGCTCAAAAAATGGGAATCTCTTAATAACGACACAGATGACGACTGGTTCAATTTGTTCGAGTGGTTTTAG